Proteins encoded together in one Lathyrus oleraceus cultivar Zhongwan6 chromosome 5, CAAS_Psat_ZW6_1.0, whole genome shotgun sequence window:
- the LOC127085938 gene encoding transcription elongation factor SPT6 homolog isoform X26, with protein sequence MARVRKKSTPEEDEQEKILRKGKRKLASTVDDDDEEDMDEFEVDGFLVGSDEDKEDSGEEDNPKQTQKKKKRKRSSKNIVLDDDDLELIRENKKKMNDGKLKRLKKTGKVTEPMEQSSDDEGSLNDLFEDVTDDSEDDMSDFIVDEEPAIYGKGDSLRPKKFKGMKHSSSLSKEAKHRSGKSGNDPKNMDVAGEGNSVADSDLPERIQMIEDIVGSIPVDRMSIEEESSWILRQLESNINPFFSEAKSCGLGDSVNREDIVRFLELYHIKKYDIPFIAMYRKEQCPSLLRDGKQDDSESTLLNDGEGKPKLNWHKILWIIKELDIKWLHLQKRKSMLQRYYNKHFEDECQMSFLAEESSFHKQIFDSITNMLEKAETEKEIDDVDMKFNLYFPPADEFLSSGYKRPLMKTYYSDCRKAGLSSLARKIGNPEKFSSLVTLNRVGVASEEDPEESPEEMAAIYTCETFRTSEAVLKGARHMASLMLSCEIPFRKHVRSIFMDKALVSTSPTLKGNIAIDSFHEFAGFKWLKDKPLLKFEDSQWLLIQKGEEEELLKVEIKLPDDAVKELLAIFNDAYLKDSEGTSTQLWNEQRKSIVQDTISSILLPSMEKEARALLNAKAKICSLMKYGMQFWNRISVAPYLNNDNAAAQERGVVACCWGNGKPGTTFVMLDSKGELVDIMHAGSLTLRSQNVNDQQRRKSDQKCVLKFLTIHRPKVIVLGAANATCIRLKEDINEIISMMSEDNFQDVSQEMNGLPAVVLGDEGLPHLYEESEISMSQFPRQYGIVKRAVALGRYLLNPLAMVATLCGVNKEVLSWKLNPLERFLSSDEKMEMIEWIMIDITNQVGIDINMGIRHDWLLAPLLFVSGLGPTKAGVLHRELLGGTDVRNRKDLAKFGLNTKRVFCNAVGFLQVSGDDPNFIDTAGNILDRTRIHPESYSLAEELAKAVVTIHYADANDTQVNAIECIQNEPKLLESFDLNEYADRMETEKGEYKRVTLFDMKMELVHGFNDPRSPYQEPTQEDEFYMVTGETGVALIEGERVQATVRRVLARQAFCVLESGISGVLFKEDFSDDIGDIPLTEKLREGVVLKCKIKLIDKSRCQVNLTCKVSELKSVGDQSFRDMDPYYCQGNFDLLSKQESTDKKDVNKNFLSRKISHPHFQNITADQAKEFLAEKIVGEFIFHPSSRGLCYLTLSLKFFDALYVHKDILEGEKSDDMNSLVELGRTLKVGDEIFESIDKVIELYVNPLVVHLKDLINFRKFKKGTKAEVDELLKHEKEEYPNRIPYGIGISFEHPGVFILSYIRSTNPHHEYIALHPKGFKFRKQIFNNVEQLMAYFQNHINDNVARANDQSKDYNDSGGGRGRGRGRGGGGGSCYKCGESGHMARECTQEGGGGGGGGRGGGGGTCYKCGESGHMARECTQEGGGGGGRGGGGTCYKCGESGHMARECTQEGGGGGGRGGGGTCYKCGESGHMARECTQEGGGGGGRGGGGGGACYKCGESGHMARECTQEGGGGGGRGGGSCYKCGESGHMARECTQEGGGGGGWSSSGGRRGGRGRGRGRGSSYSSFSHDDSVDVNDGGGFGTSNGGSGWGGTGGGSGWGGSGGKSWGGNSTNEESNPEKGGWGVTAADNGGSGNDNSGWSSAHGKNATSSGGESGWGATGGKSWGGNSSNKESNTTEGGWGVTTGSGNETGGTSWGGNSTNKESNATKGGWGVTTGSGNEIGGKSWGGNSTNKESNTAVGGWGVTAGSGNETGGKSWGGNSTNKESNTTEGGWGVTAASGNETGGKSWGGNSTNKESNTTEGGWGVTTGSGNETGGKSWGGNSTNKESNTTGGWGVTTGSGNQDSGWSSGHWKNAAPSGGESGWGGTNGGSGWGGTGGSGGKSWGGSSTYEENNTAEGGGSGYGGGGGRGSGRGGGACFKCGESGHMARDCTQEGGGGRGGGGRGGGRGGGACFKCGESGHMARDCTQEGGGGGRGGGRGGGACFKCGESGHMSRECTQNGGGGGGGWGGGGRGGGRGGGVCFKCGESGHMARECTQEGGGGGGRGSGGGGACFKCGESGHMARECTQEGGSGGGGGGRYGGGGGGNCFKCGESGHFARECPSSTS encoded by the exons ATGGCGAGAGTAAGAAAAAAATCTACTCCCGAAGAAGATGAACAAG AGAAAATCCTAAGGAAAGGGAAACGGAAATTAGCTTCTACTGTTGACGACGATGACG AAGAAGACATGGATGAGTTTGAGGTGGATGGGTTTTTAGTTGGTAGTGATGAAGACAAGGAAGATAGCGGTGAAGAAGATAATCCTAAGCAAACacaaaagaagaaaaagagaaa GAGATCGTCAAAAAACATTGTTCTTGATGACGATGATCTTGAATTGATCCGTGAGAACAAGAAAAAAATG AATGATGGGAAGCTGAAGAGGCTTAAAAAGACTGGCAAAGTTACCGAGCCGATGGAACAATCTTCTGATGATGAAG GATCTCTTAATGATCTTTTCGAAGATGTGACTGATGATTCTGAAGATGATATGTCAGATTTTATAGTGGACGAAGAGCCTGCTATCTATGGGAAGGGAGATTCTCTCAG ACCAAAAAAGTTTAAAGGCATGAAACATTCATCTTCGCTTTCAAAAGAAGCCAAACATAGATCTGGCAAGTCAGGCAATGATCCTAAAAATATGGACGTAGCTGGAGAGGGTAACTCTGTTGCTGATTCAGACTTACCTGAGAGGATACAG ATGATTGAGGACATTGTAGGATCTATTCCAGTTGACAGAATGAGTATTGAAGAAGAAAGTTCTTGGATACTACGCCAACTTGAATCCAACATAAATCCTTTCTTCAGTGAGGCCAAATCCTGTGGACTAGGTGATTCAGTAAATAGAGAGGATATTGTTAGGTTCTTGGAATTGTATCATATAAAGAAATATGAT ATTCCGTTTATTGCCATGTACCGTAAAGAACAATGCCCCAGTCTTCTGAGAGATGGTAAACAGGATGACTCAGAAAGCACATTATTGAATGATGGTGAGGGAAAACCTAAACTGAACTGGCACAAG ATACTCTGGATAATCAAGGAATTGGACATAAAATGGTTACATCTTCAGAAACGAAAGAGCATGCTCCAAAGATACTATAACAAACATTTTGAGGATGAATGCCAAATGTCTTTCCTTGCCGAGGAATCCAGTTTCCACAAGCAGATTTTTGACTCGATCACCAATATGCTCGAGAAGGCTGAAACAGAGAAAGAGATTGATGATGTTGATATGAAGTTTAATTTGTATTTTCCACCAGCTGATGAGTTCTTAAGTAGTGGTTATAAAAGGCCTCTGATGAAGACATACTATTCCGATTGCAGAAAGGCAGGATTATCTTCACTTGCTAGGAAAATTGGAAATCCTGAGAAATTTAGTTCTCTAGTTACTCTTAACAGAGTG GGAGTTGCCAGTGAAGAAGATCCAGAGGAATCTCCAGAGGAGATGGCTGCAATATATACATGTGAAACTTTTCGAACTTCCGAAGCCGTACTTAAAGGCGCCAGGCACATG gCTTCCTTGATGTTAAGCTGTGAGATACCTTTCAGGAAACATGTCCGCAGCATATTTATGGATAAGGCTTTAGTATCAACTAGCCCTACATTGAAAGGAAATATAGCAATAGATTCCTTTCATGAATTTGCTGGGTTTAAGTGGCTGAAGGACAAACCTCTCTTGAAGTTTGAGGATTCTCAGTGGCTTCTCATTCAGAAGGGTGAAGAAGAGGAACTTCTTAAAGTTGAAATAAAGTTGCCTGATGATGCTGTAAAGGAGTTGTTGGCGATCTTCAACGATGCTTATCTCAAAGACTCTGAAGGAACATCTACTCAACTTTGGAATGAGCAGCGTAAATCAATCGTGCAGGATACTATTTCAAGCATTCTTTTGCCATCTATGGAGAAGGAAGCACGTGCGTTGTTAAATGCTAAGGCCAAAATCTGCTCATTAATGAAGTATGGGATGCAGTTTTGGAACAGAATCTCTGTGGCACCGTATCTAAACAATGACAATGCTGCTGCACAAGAGCGGGGAGTAGTGGCTTGTTGCTGGGGAAATGGTAAGCCAGGTACCACATTTGTCATGTTGGATTCTAAAGGCGAGTTGGTTGATATAATGCATGCCGGGTCACTGACACTGCGATCTCAGAATGTCAATGATCAGCAGCGCAGAAAAAGTGACCAGAAGTGTGTCCTCAAGTTCCTAACAATTCATCGACCAAAGGTTATTGTACTAGGAGCTGCCAATGCGACCTGTATAAGGTTGAAGGAGGACATCAATGAG ATTATTTCCATGATGTCTGAGGACAATTTTCAAGACGTCAGTCAAGAGATGAATGGACTACCAGCAGTTGTATTGGGGGACGAAGGCTTGCCACATCTCTATGAAGAGTCAGAGATATCAATGAGCCAGTTCCCCAGACAATATG GCATTGTAAAGAGAGCTGTGGCCCTTGGACGTTACCTTCTAAATCCACTGGCAATGGTTGCAACTCTCTGTGGAGTCAATAAAGAGGTATTGTCTTGGAAATTAAACCCTCTGGAGAGATTCCTATCAAGTGATGAGAAAATGGAGATGATAGAATGGATCATGATAGATATTACTAACCAAGTAGGTATAGACATAAATATGGGAATTAGACATGACTGGCTGTTGGCACCGTTGCTGTTTGTTTCTGGTCTTGGACCCACGAAAGCTGGTGTTTTGCACCGAGAACTACTTGGAGGTACAGATGTGAGAAATCGGAAGGACTTGGCTAAATTTGGACTGAACACAAAAAGGGTTTTCTGCAATGCTGTTGGTTTTTTACAGGTTTCTGGTGATGACCCAAATTTTATTGATACTGCTGGCAATATCCTTGACCGTACGAGAATTCATCCAGAGTCATATAGTCTTGCTGAGGAATTAGCTAAAGCTGTTGTTACTATACATTATGCTGATGCCAATGATACCCAAGTGAATGCAATTGAATGTATTCAAAATGAACCAAAACTGCTAGAGAGTTTTGATCTAAATGAATATGCTGATAGAATGGAAACTGAAAAAGGTGAATACAAAAGAGTTACTCTTTTTGACATGAAGATGGAACTAGTCCATGGATTTAATGATCCCAGAAGTCCTTATCAGGAACCGACTCAAGAGGATGAGTTCTACATGGTAACTGGAGAAACAGGGGTTGCACTGATTGAAGGAGAAAGAGTTCAGGCAACAGTTCGCCGTGTGCTGGCTCGTCAGGCATTCTGTGTGCTTGAATCTGGAATATCTGGAGTACTGTTTAAGGAGGACTTTTCAGATGATATTGGGGATATACCATTGACTGAAAAATTGCGTGAAGGCGTTGTGCTGAAATGCAAGATCAAACTAATTGATAAGAGTAGATGCCAGGTTAATCTGACATGTAAAGTGAGTGAATTGAAGAGTGTTGGTGATCAAAGTTTCCGCGACATGGATCCCTATTATTGTCAAGGAAACTTCGACTTGCTAAGTAAACAAGAGTCAACAGACAAAAAGGATGTAAATAAAAATTTCTTGTCGAGAAAAATTTCTCATCCCCATTTTCAGAATATAACTGCAGATCAGGCAAAGGAG TTCCTTGCAGAGAAGATCGTTGGGGAATTTATCTTCCACCCAAGTTCAAGGGGTCTATGTTATTTGACCCTATCTCTTAAATTTTTTGACGCACTTTATGTGCACAAAGACATTTTGGAAGGTGAGAAGAGTGATGATATGAATAGCTTGGTTGAACTTGGAAGGACATTAAAAGTAGGAGATGAAATATTTGAGAGCATAGATAAG GTTATTGAACTCTATGTCAACCCATTGGTAGTTCATCTGAAAGATTTGATTAATTTCCGAAAATTTAAAAAGGGCACCAAAGCGGAAGTTGACGAACTATTGAAACACGAGAAGGAGGAATATCCAAACAGGATACCATATGGCATTGGCATTTCGTTTGAGCATCCTGGGGTTTTTATATTGTCTTACATTAGAAGTACAAATCCACATCATGAGTATATTGCTCTCCATCCAAAAGGATTCAAATTCAGGAAGCAAATATTCAACAATGTTGAGCAGCTGATGGCATATTTCCAAAATCATATCAATGATAATGTTGCACGAGCAAATGACCAATCAAAAG ATTACAATGACAGTGGGGGTGGCCGCGGCCGCGGTCGTGGTCGTGGCGGGGGTGGTGGTTCATGCTACAAATGTGGTGAGTCGGGTCACATGGCTAGGGAGTGCACTCAGGAGGGTGGTGGAGGTGGAGGTGGAGGGAGGGGCGGTGGTGGTGGAACATGCTACAAATGTGGTGAGTCAGGTCACATGGCTAGGGAATGCACGCAAGAGGGTGGTGGAGGTGGAGGGAGGGGTGGCGGTGGAACATGCTACAAATGTGGTGAGTCAGGTCACATGGCTAGGGAATGCACTCAAGAGGGTGGCGGAGGTGGAGGAAGGGGTGGTGGTGGAACATGCTACAAATGTGGTGAGTCGGGTCATATGGCTAGGGAATGCACTCAGGAGGGTGGCGGAGGTGGAGGGAGAGGCGGCGGTGGTGGCGGAGCATGTTACAAATGTGGTGAGTCAGGTCACATGGCTAGGGAATGCACTCAAGAGGGCGGTGGAGGTGGAGGGAGGGGAGGTGGTTCATGCTACAAATGTGGTGAGTCAGGTCACATGGCTAGGGAATGCACTCAAGAGGGTGGTGGAGGTGGAGGGTGGAGCAGCAGTGGTGGGCGAAGAGGTGGAAGAGGCCGTGGCCGTGGACGTGGTTCTAGCTATAGCTCTTTCTCTCATGATGATAGCGTTGATGTCAACGATGGTGGTGGGTTTGGTACTTCAAATGGTGGGAGTGGATGGGGAGGAACTGGTGGTGGGAGTGGATGGGGAGGGAGTGGTGGTAAAAGTTGGGGTGGAAATAGTACTAATGAAGAAAGCAATCCCGAAAAAGGTGGTTGGGGGGTCACAGCTGCCGATAATGGTGGATCTGGAAATGATAATTCTGGATGGAGTTCCGCTCATGGGAAGAATGCAACCTCTTCTGGTGGTGAGAGTGGATGGGGAGCAACTGGTGGTAAAAGTTGGGGTGGAAATAGTTCTAACAAAGAAAGCAATACAACAGAAGGTGGTTGGGGAGTCACAACTGGATCGGGAAATGAAACAGGTGGTACAAGTTGGGGTGGAAATAGTACTAACAAAGAGAGCAATGCAACAAAAGGTGGTTGGGGAGTCACAACTGGATCTGGAAATGAAATTGGTGGTAAAAGTTGGGGTGGAAATAGTACTAACAAAGAGAGCAATACAGCAGTAG GTGGTTGGGGAGTCACGGCTGGATCTGGAAATGAAACTGGTGGTAAAAGTTGGGGTGGAAATAGTACTAACAAAGAAAGCAATACAACAGAAG GTGGTTGGGGAGTCACGGCTGCATCTGGAAATGAAACTGGTGGTAAAAGTTGGGGTGGAAATAGTACTAACAAAGAAAGCAATACAACAGAAGGTGGTTGGGGAGTCACAACTGGATCTGGAAATGAAACTGGTGGTAAAAGTTGGGGTGGAAATAGTACTAACAAAGAAAGCAATACAACAGGTGGTTGGGGAGTCACAACTGGATCTGGAAATCAAGATTCTGGATGGAGTTCTGGTCATTGGAAGAATGCAGCTCCTTCTGGTGGTGAGAGTGGATGGGGAGGGACTAATGGGGGAAGTGGATGGGGAGGTACTGGAGGGAGTGGGGGTAAAAGTTGGGGTGGAAGTAGTACATATGAAGAAAATAATACAGCAGAAGGCGGAGGCAGTGGCTATGGAGGCGGTGGTGGACGAGGAAGTGGACGAGGTGGTGGGGCGTGTTTCAAGTGTGGTGAATCGGGTCACATGGCTAGGGACTGCACCCAAGAGGGAGGTGGAGGGAGGGGTGGTGGTGGACGGGGAGGTGGTAGAGGTGGTGGGGCGTGCTTCAAATGTGGTGAATCAGGTCACATGGCTAGGGACTGCACCCAAGAGGGTGGTGGAGGTGGACGAGGAGGCGGAAGAGGTGGTGGGGCGTGCTTCAAGTGTGGTGAGTCGGGTCACATGTCTAGGGAATGCACCCAGAATGGTGGTGGAGGTGGAGGAGGATGGGGAGGCGGTGGACGAGGAGGCGGAAGAGGTGGTGGCGTGTGCTTCAAGTGTGGTGAGTCAGGGCACATGGCTAGGGAATGCACCCAGGAGGGTGGAGGAGGTGGAGGGAGGGGTAGTGGCGGTGGTGGAGCATGCTTCAAATGTGGCGAGTCTGGTCACATGGCTAGGGAATGCACCCAAGAGGGTGGCAGTGGCGGAGGTGGTGGAGGGAGGTATGGGGGCGGCGGCGGTGGAAACTGTTTCAAATGTGGGGAGTCTGGGCATTTTGCGAGAGAATGCCCATCCAGCACTAGTTGA